The Drosophila subobscura isolate 14011-0131.10 chromosome A, UCBerk_Dsub_1.0, whole genome shotgun sequence genome includes the window CGCCGCAGCAGAACAGCGAGCTGTTCGACTCGCTGGCCGCCGAACTGCGGGCCAAGCTCAATGGCAACGgaccgccgctgctgctgccgccccgCGACTACGACACAGTGCACCGCTCCAAGGGCAACCTAACGGCCATCGAGCTGCGACGCTGTCGCAACGCATTGATTGTGGGTGGCTCGCCGAAGGGTCCAGCGGCAGGCGGCACGCCCCAGCCACTGGCCACAGCCAATGCCATTGGCAAGCAGGTGTCGTCGAGGGGATCCTCGGGCATTGGCTCAGATCTGGCGCCCAGCCCAGAAAGGCAGGAGCTCAATAGCTCCAGCGGTAAGTTTTGGCTTCTTATTGCACATTATTTTGCTTATTCCAAACCCTGTTCCTTGTCACAGATGACGAGCACTGGTCAAATGAGGCGGACAACTCGGTGATAGCACTCAAACCGTCACAAATTGCAATCCCGCATCATGTGCAGTTGAAGCGGAAGAGCGCCGTGCAGCCGCCCGAGGATAGTTATCTGAGGGATCTGCCGGCCAAGCCGTATCAGCCCAGGCCAAGCGATCGGGAATtggaaagggagagagaaagggagcgcgaacgggaacgggaacgtgAAAAGGAGAGGGAACGGGAGCGGGAACGCACCAAGACTCCAGCGTCAGTCTCAAACAAGCCCTGGAATCGTGAGGATGACATTAAGCCGATCATATTGCGACCAGCCGACTACGATGCAAAATTCAATCGTGtcatgcagcaggagcagccccCACAGacgggccagcagcagcagctgcagccggcCAAGCTGCGGGACACGGACAAGTACAATGAGATCAATCGATTGCTCAACAAGAAGCTATCCAGCCATGACAGAGAACGGGAGCGCAAGGGACGCTCGTCCCGCCTCGATGAGAATCTCGATGACTTTGACGATTCGGATGTGGATCCGGGGCACGAgaagctgccgcagccgcagcagcagcagcaccatcaccGCAAGGAGAACCTGACGGACAAACAGAAGTTCATGGAGTACACAtcaaagaagcagcagctgcagctgcagcacagccACCATCAGATGCACAAGTCCTATGCGGCTGAGGAGTCACAGCGGTATGGCGGCAGTCGTCATCGCTATGTAGAGCCATCGGAGCTGCCGTTCGAGCAGTTGGCACAGCCGGCACAGGGCAGTGGTGGTGGTCCGCCGGGGGTTGGTCACAACAAATATGCTGCAGTGCATCGGGGCTCGGATCTGGGTCAGCGAACCACAGAAAGAAGGCATGATCGAGAGCgtgacagagacagggagagggagagggagcgcgaacgagaccgagaccgagatcATTCGCGGGATCGTAATCCATATCGCGAGGCGGAGAGCCTGCCCTATATCCAGAGCATGGAGAAGATGATGAAGTCGACGGGCATGCGATACGGCGAGCCCCCGAATCCAGATCCACGCAAGCCACGCTCCGAGCGGGAGCGAGAACgtgacagggacagggatagGGGGGACTTTGTGGCGCCACCACCCAGCCAGGCATCGCAACGGGATCGCTTCCATGATGCCAAGGACAAGTTCCGGGCCATGGAGCAGCGCCCGGGCAGTCGCTACGACCTCGATGAGCGCGATATGCCCACGACTGTCTCCCCGTCCGTTCCCGATCCCTATAGATCCTCCTCGCGACGCAGACGCGGCTCTGTGGAGCCACCAGCCACGTATGAGCAGTGGAGCGAGGAGGAAGAGGTGCCACATCCCAATCCACATCTCGATCGCAATCAATTGAGTCGATCCCGAGCCCGTTCCCGCAGCGACTGGGAGCCGGAGCCTCAGCCGCAGTCACGGCACGCACCCGAGCgacgtgagagagagagggaacgggagcgggagcgggatcGTGACTACAATCGCCGAGGCGAGGAGATTCCTTTGCCCCGAGAGCAGTCGCGGGACCCCTATCGCCATGACAGAGACCGCGAGCGGGAGCAGGAAAGGGCGAGGGATCCGCACCAGGGTCGCCATCCGGTGCGGGCCCATTCCCGCGAATACTTGCAGCCGTCGGAGACCAAATCGAGCTCAGGCTCGGCCCGGGGCCACCACATCGAGCGCTATCCCTCGCCCGCACCGacgccgagcagcagcaacggcagatCCGCGgaaggtggaggtggaggaggaggagtaggtgGAGTCTCATCATCCGCCTCGGGAAAGCCCCTGGCCAGCATGCCCAAGGGCTATCGTCACAGCTATGCGGAGCCAGTGTTTGCCCGTTCCGGCGGACGCGTTGGTCTGGCTGCCGTCAATCCCTACTAGGAGATTCGCGTAGAAGCAAGAACCGTGCAACGAAGTCCATACTAATCGAATTGGaataaagaatataaatatataaagatataaagaaatatatatatccaCTTGTATTTTAAGAGACGAATCCATTTGGGGACCAATTTCCCTCCCTCCACACATACTGACACTGCAacgtatataaatataaatgtatatttagaTATTGAAACTAATATACTCAATTAATGGTCCCCAGACCCCTTTTAGGAGTTCGGCGATGGACCACAAACGGAGTGGACCACACAAAATGCGCCTCGAATACGGCCGCCAGCCCCTGTAATTATGTGCCTTCAGAgataaaatgtgtttttattatatGCATAATACTGATTTAGCCTACGATTATCgtattgtatattgtatgttATCAAATAGCGAACAGAACAAATAAGAAATCGATCGGATCGTTCTCGCTTctggatttttttttgtttttttttttttgctatctTAAGTTGCGCGGTTGATTGGTACTTCCCACACccctttacatttttttttatacatttgaTATCTGATACCCGTGTGCATtaaatagatatatatatatacatttatacatacataaatgcattcatacatatgtatacgtgtatgtacatgcatagtTTATGTATCTATTGTTATCAACTTCTGATATTTGCATTAATAAAGCGCTAGAAAAACAGCATAAAAGTTGATTTTGGACCTTCAAACGATTTGGTAAATATTGCAAATGTTTGGAGTttgcaagaaaatattttgcggGGGCACTTCTTAAACTTCGTGGAATGGCTGAACCTCCGGTTGGAGAAAcatgaacaaaaaatgtaaaatgtaatttaaaaaaaactagTAGGAACGCGAGAGACgttttttacgcgtcacaactgttACATTTCTttaccacaaatacaataatatttacccatttactctttgagtaccgggtataaaaatagttaTTAAAATATCAGAGAGAGCTCTCTGGGCCAGTGCCAATCGTTTCTACATTTATCAGACACCCTtgcgttttttatttattggcaGCCTGGCGATGACCAGTTATGATCGGCAACGTGCTTGATGGCCAGGCGTATGCGAGTATTAAAGTTTCTGCCACGCTTTGAGGCAGGGTCACTTTCACTCGCCCGAAAACAATAAGAGTAATAGATGGGAGCGAGGGTAAGAAATCTAGAAAGGTGGTGCAAGACCCGCAAATTAATTGAAGAGTTCTGGCTTTTATTGAATGATCAGATCTGATCCTAATTCGGCATTATGGTTATGTTTTTGGTGTTCCCGTATCTGTAAAATTTTGCGTtccacaacgttcctcctcttTTTATCTTCTTTCAATTGTGCTGTGTATGCTGTGCCTTTGTGTTGGACAGCTTCAGCTCGAGGCCTTTCCGGTACTACAGGCAGGGCCCAAGAAAATGATGGCGCCTTACCATGGAATCGGTATTCATTTTGGTTACCTGAGACTATTTAGAGGAATGGTGCAGCTTTGGTACCGATACAATATCACCAAGACCACCCACAAAAATGTACCAAGAACATCTTATTAGAGCACAATTCTCAAACGCACAAACTTCGTTTGTAGAGGAACTTTGGAATCATTACAATCGGCATTATTTCGTATCGTCTTCCagatttttaaaaatcataGACTCGAACTTCTCGATTAAGATTTTAGTTGTAGCAATTTGGTTTAATTTGTAGCATAACCAAACGAATTAGTGAACCTTCCTTAGTGGAACGTGGCACTCTGTTGAATCGAATATGCTCGATTGACATGCTTAAAATTTAAACTGTCATCGCcccaattttgttttgtttcaaacACAATCTAATATATCCTTtaactctttgagtaccgggtataaaaaacattgCTGTTCTAGGAGCTATCTTCGTTCGACTGCTTGCTATCATTGAGGAACGATCGAGCTGCGTCCACAGCTcctaaaaaacattttctaacAAACGAAAAGTTTTCATTCCGACATGTTTTGAAATaattgcttgttgtttttacatttttattatataatttaaaaactttttgtttggtttttttcacAATAGTTTTTGATGGTTTTCttgcgtttcgtttgtttgttgttgtttttttttcttttttctttcaaaacaaaaatagtattaaagaagaaaaaatattttatttaatatattttttgtttctctgttgtttgtttttgttttgtttgctctcttctCAAGTTATTTGTAAGAAACAATAAATCAAGTTcttatttaattatacaaatttaaaaaaaaatagtaattatataataataaaaataataattataacgggggaaaaaatgcaaataattgtagttttgttgtagttgtagttgtggtTTAATTTCTGTATGTTatattctgtgtgttttctcgtatttcaaaatgagaaATATTCATGATTGattggttgattgattgaagTGATTGTTGGTGTGTGTTCGACTGTAATCTATTGATTGATTGTCCTTTCACAAAGATGTGTCATTGTCGAGGGCGTGTTTCTGTCTAAAGggtatctttatctttatctgtgatctgtgtgctgtgttttATCGTTCTTCTATGCTGTGGATTTCTGTTCTATACAAAGTTTCTCAGAAAACAAGGAATATCTGAAATTTATACGCAATTTTCAGGATTGAATAGAATTTTTGCGGATATATGTTGTAGTTTTTAGGGGGTCATCGTCGCAACGACCGgaattatatttgttgtttctttttcttctgcttcttctgttcttctttctgctttctatatctttctctttctttttggagACTCCTCTTCACTGTCCATCTCCCTCTTCTTTTAAAGAGAGTCCGAGAGTCGGGGCTTGCGGTGCGTGCATGCAGCTGCTTCTTTACATGTTCTCGAATTGGTCAACGCGACGCTTTGTGTTGCCCTTACGGATCTCGCGGAGCGTCTTGTACTTGTCACGTCCCTGACGCACATTCTCCCGATGAATCTTATCGTTTGCCGTCTCTTTCGTCTCATCCCGCGACTGCGCCAGATCTTGTTTCAGGGCCTGgacaaagaaaacaataaaatattcaatagaGATACAAATTTAATGAGATTTTGATTCAATAACAGACCTTAAGCTGATCATGAAGGCGCTCATTGCGCTCGGCCAGCGTGCGTCTATCCTCGATGGGATCCTTGATATGCTCGTCAGTGTCCAGGTCGCGTGATACATCGCCACCGGCATCGCCATTCGTCAGCTCCTCCTCATTCTCGTTCTCATCCTCGGCCACATGATGATGCTGCGGCGTTGTCGATGCAGCCAGCaatgcggcagcagcttcagcctgcaaaaacaaattatttatttcaattttgaaCATAGAATtcgaaaatcaatgaaatgaGAATGCAAGTTTCTCAGGAGTTTTTCAGGGAGCTTCAAGTTAAATCATGGAATAATAATTGTGTATATAGCGCATGGAAGCTTCTTGAATCTGCCTTCTTTTATCGAATGGACTCCACTCCGTTTATGGACTGCTGCCACTCTCAATTTAATCACGTTTAACAATCGCATTACCCAAATAATTTCTATTATCAAAAATATGGCCCTGCCTTTTGGAACCTCTGATTAAAGTGCTTATCAAATTGGGTCAGGCAGAGAGATATACGTAGATATAGATATAATTGCAGAGGATTTGCTGCTGACCTGCTTGCGTCGAGCTTCTTCGACTTCGTCTTGCAGACGCTTGGTCTCCTCGTCCTTGGCGTTGACCTCGTCCTGGATGCGCTGCACCTCCATTTGCTTGGCCATGATCTCCTCTTCGAGTTTGATCTTCTCGACGGCCTCCATGTTCTTGGCCTCCTCGAGGCGCTGCAGCATCGCCTGCAGTTCCTTTTGGCGCAGCTCGAGCTCATCCTTGGcggcctgcagctgcttcagctgctcctccagccgTCGGATCATCTCCTGTGCCTCGAGCAGATCGCGCTGCGAGCGCTCCATCTCCTCCTGCATTTGCTTCAAGCGATCCTCatactcctgctgcttcttttcgGCACGTTCGCGAGCGGCCAGCGCCAGTTGAAGCTTTTCGCTGTTGAAATAGAGAGTTAAAGGAATCGATTAGGATTAGGATTACGATTCGAGTTAAATAGAGTTCAACGCTTACCGCTCCTgct containing:
- the LOC117903161 gene encoding zinc finger CCCH domain-containing protein 13 codes for the protein MALRLRRDVQKASYYVWFLGAEEAKGLRGPRVINSVLPYLVDRSRGQEPLKVTLQVSHKGIKIVQGASKHLIPHSAITSSVQTDDIVACVLLLYNPATKCPLHVHAYRCDSETTAEALHLQLQVLINRPDNQKRFEELETRLGILPPIPISSNNNNHHIGSNSNDKRHESNTKSSQHHQHHQSQQSAPSAGYAPHQSRRHETSSPKRFSSSLGSDTGNSTRESECSEEHGVAGSPVSRSPPHGKHHPPQPHPHPLHHPPLTPQQNSELFDSLAAELRAKLNGNGPPLLLPPRDYDTVHRSKGNLTAIELRRCRNALIVGGSPKGPAAGGTPQPLATANAIGKQVSSRGSSGIGSDLAPSPERQELNSSSDDEHWSNEADNSVIALKPSQIAIPHHVQLKRKSAVQPPEDSYLRDLPAKPYQPRPSDRELEREREREREREREREKERERERERTKTPASVSNKPWNREDDIKPIILRPADYDAKFNRVMQQEQPPQTGQQQQLQPAKLRDTDKYNEINRLLNKKLSSHDRERERKGRSSRLDENLDDFDDSDVDPGHEKLPQPQQQQHHHRKENLTDKQKFMEYTSKKQQLQLQHSHHQMHKSYAAEESQRYGGSRHRYVEPSELPFEQLAQPAQGSGGGPPGVGHNKYAAVHRGSDLGQRTTERRHDRERDRDRERERERERDRDRDHSRDRNPYREAESLPYIQSMEKMMKSTGMRYGEPPNPDPRKPRSERERERDRDRDRGDFVAPPPSQASQRDRFHDAKDKFRAMEQRPGSRYDLDERDMPTTVSPSVPDPYRSSSRRRRGSVEPPATYEQWSEEEEVPHPNPHLDRNQLSRSRARSRSDWEPEPQPQSRHAPERRERERERERERDRDYNRRGEEIPLPREQSRDPYRHDRDREREQERARDPHQGRHPVRAHSREYLQPSETKSSSGSARGHHIERYPSPAPTPSSSNGRSAEGGGGGGGVGGVSSSASGKPLASMPKGYRHSYAEPVFARSGGRVGLAAVNPY